A single genomic interval of Brevibacillus brevis harbors:
- a CDS encoding copper homeostasis protein CutC has product MLVEVIATSVEDAKRAEQGGADRLELISGILEGGITPSWGLIEAVVKAVSIPVNVMVRPHSQSFSYTAEELAVMRQDVRVIRELGAAGVVFGMLTPENTLDQRGLELLLGESGALNVTFHRAFDDAVDQIEAARILLEYPQVRTILTSGGQKTAIEGAACIEQLVKLTENTQLTILAGSGLSLANVGDLVKRTGVKEVHFGSAVREEGQALRYVDAERVAAIKRLL; this is encoded by the coding sequence ATGCTAGTGGAAGTGATTGCGACTTCAGTTGAGGATGCAAAACGTGCAGAGCAGGGCGGAGCTGACAGGCTGGAGCTCATCTCGGGAATTTTGGAGGGAGGCATTACCCCGAGCTGGGGATTGATTGAGGCAGTGGTCAAGGCGGTTTCCATCCCGGTAAACGTCATGGTGCGACCGCATAGCCAATCATTCTCCTATACAGCAGAAGAACTGGCGGTCATGCGGCAGGATGTACGTGTCATCCGTGAGCTTGGGGCAGCAGGTGTCGTTTTTGGCATGCTGACTCCAGAAAATACGCTCGATCAGCGGGGATTGGAGCTATTACTTGGTGAGTCAGGTGCTTTAAATGTGACATTCCATCGGGCTTTTGATGATGCTGTGGATCAAATCGAAGCAGCGCGTATTCTCCTGGAATATCCCCAAGTGCGCACCATTCTTACTTCTGGGGGGCAAAAAACCGCCATCGAGGGAGCTGCTTGCATCGAGCAGCTCGTCAAGCTGACAGAGAACACGCAGCTCACGATTTTGGCAGGAAGCGGATTGTCGCTGGCTAACGTGGGAGACCTCGTGAAACGTACGGGTGTCAAAGAAGTTCATTTTGGATCGGCAGTACGAGAAGAAGGACAGGCTCTTCGATACGTCGATGCAGAGCGTGTGGCAGCCATCAAACGACTACTATAA
- the queC gene encoding 7-cyano-7-deazaguanine synthase QueC, whose amino-acid sequence MKKEKAVVVFSGGQDSTTCLFWAKEQFGEVETLTFDYGQRHKLEIECAQQIAAELGVKNSVLDMSLLNQLAPNALTRTDIDITQEEGQLPSTFVDGRNLLFLSFAGVFAKQRGARHLVTGVCETDFSGYPDCRDAFIKSLNVTLNLSMDYPFVIHTPLMWLNKAQTWKLADDLGAFTYIRENTLTCYNGIKGDGCGECPACHLRKAGLDTYLSEKNQPGEKA is encoded by the coding sequence ATGAAAAAGGAAAAAGCCGTTGTCGTCTTTAGCGGAGGTCAGGACAGCACTACCTGCCTGTTTTGGGCGAAAGAACAATTCGGCGAAGTAGAAACCCTCACGTTTGATTACGGGCAGCGACACAAGCTGGAGATCGAGTGCGCCCAGCAAATTGCCGCAGAACTCGGCGTAAAAAACTCCGTATTGGACATGAGCCTGTTAAACCAGCTCGCGCCCAATGCACTCACCCGCACAGATATTGATATTACCCAGGAAGAAGGCCAATTGCCATCCACGTTCGTCGACGGACGCAACTTGTTGTTCCTTTCCTTTGCGGGCGTCTTCGCCAAGCAACGAGGAGCACGTCACTTGGTTACCGGTGTATGCGAAACGGATTTTAGCGGATATCCCGACTGCCGTGACGCCTTTATCAAATCACTCAATGTGACATTGAATTTGTCGATGGACTACCCGTTTGTGATTCACACGCCGCTTATGTGGCTGAACAAAGCACAAACGTGGAAGCTGGCGGACGATCTGGGTGCCTTCACCTATATTCGCGAAAATACCCTCACCTGCTATAACGGCATCAAAGGGGACGGCTGTGGCGAATGCCCTGCCTGCCACCTGCGAAAAGCCGGACTGGACACGTATCTTTCCGAGAAAAATCAACCTGGAGAAAAAGCCTGA
- a CDS encoding aldo/keto reductase yields MPKHLQDTTTLYNGVKMPWVGLGVFKVEEGQELELAVKTAIKHGYRSIDTAAIYNNEEGVGRGIRAGLQEAGITREDLFVTSKVWNADLGYESTLNAYETSLKKLGLEYLDLYLIHWPVEGKFKEAWRALETLYKKGLVKAIGVSNFHVHHLEELLKDAEIKPMVNQVEFHPRLSQDELRAYCQEQGIQFEAWSPLMQGQLLDNPELKGIAEKYGKSIAQVIIRWDLQNGVVTIPKSTKEHRIVENASVFDFELSKEDMETIHALNQNHRVGPDPDNFDF; encoded by the coding sequence ATGCCAAAACATTTGCAAGATACGACTACGCTGTACAACGGGGTAAAAATGCCGTGGGTGGGTCTGGGTGTTTTTAAAGTAGAGGAAGGTCAGGAGCTCGAGCTAGCTGTAAAAACAGCAATCAAGCACGGCTACCGCAGTATCGACACAGCCGCTATTTATAACAACGAGGAAGGCGTTGGCCGTGGAATTCGTGCAGGTTTGCAGGAAGCGGGTATCACGCGAGAAGATCTTTTTGTTACCTCGAAAGTATGGAATGCGGATTTGGGATACGAGTCCACATTGAATGCATATGAGACGAGCCTGAAAAAACTTGGGCTGGAATACCTGGACTTGTACCTCATTCACTGGCCGGTAGAAGGAAAGTTCAAAGAAGCATGGAGAGCATTGGAGACGCTGTACAAAAAAGGGTTGGTAAAAGCTATCGGGGTAAGCAATTTCCATGTTCATCATTTAGAGGAACTGCTTAAAGACGCTGAGATTAAGCCGATGGTAAACCAAGTGGAATTCCATCCGCGCCTGTCCCAGGATGAACTGCGTGCCTATTGCCAGGAGCAAGGGATTCAATTTGAAGCTTGGTCTCCGCTTATGCAAGGACAGCTATTGGACAATCCAGAACTAAAAGGAATTGCAGAAAAATACGGGAAGTCCATTGCCCAAGTCATTATACGCTGGGATTTGCAAAATGGCGTCGTGACCATTCCAAAGTCGACAAAAGAGCATCGAATCGTTGAGAATGCATCTGTATTTGATTTCGAACTGTCGAAAGAAGACATGGAAACGATTCATGCGTTGAACCAAAATCACCGAGTTGGTCCAGACCCGGATAACTTTGATTTTTAA
- a CDS encoding GerAB/ArcD/ProY family transporter, with protein sequence MQNSDKIGSRQFVILVTFITIGDSILILPTVPATEASHDGWLSGLIGMVLGLAIVYLFCVVGRIYPEQTLIEKNKLIFGRWLGTFFSLFFLGAILLNGAVYIRTIGDFMTTHIMKQTPIHAVMFLFVACAIFAVRLGLEAFARTSEIFFLWFVFTFVMFFLLLSPQFEFKNLLPFLENGIKPVIRGVFAVTAFPFSELVIFLMITPLLDAKHKLTSAFLRGAIYGSVCLLAVIFLSLLVLGPELVSRETFPSYSLAKRIHVGEFFQRQEAMMALMWFVSIYFKVVLYMYGFCVGIKQLFHLQEHQSLTLPICVLYVAIAIIIVPNGAFLYETYTYWPFFDLTKGFLYPMILIVGYWIRKRMNNKPATLTK encoded by the coding sequence ATGCAGAACTCCGATAAGATTGGCAGCCGTCAATTCGTCATCCTCGTAACATTCATCACCATAGGAGATTCCATCCTGATCTTACCTACCGTACCTGCGACTGAAGCAAGTCACGATGGGTGGCTATCAGGATTGATCGGCATGGTACTGGGACTAGCCATCGTATACTTGTTTTGTGTAGTCGGTCGTATCTACCCCGAACAAACGCTGATTGAAAAGAACAAGCTCATATTTGGACGTTGGCTCGGCACGTTCTTTTCACTCTTCTTTTTGGGAGCTATATTACTCAACGGCGCTGTCTATATACGGACGATTGGGGATTTCATGACCACGCACATTATGAAGCAAACACCCATCCATGCTGTCATGTTTTTATTCGTTGCCTGTGCAATATTCGCTGTTCGATTAGGACTTGAAGCTTTTGCACGGACCAGCGAAATTTTTTTCCTCTGGTTTGTCTTTACATTCGTTATGTTTTTTCTTTTGTTAAGCCCTCAGTTCGAATTCAAAAACCTTCTCCCCTTCTTGGAAAATGGCATAAAGCCCGTCATAAGAGGAGTATTTGCAGTCACGGCTTTTCCCTTTTCTGAGCTGGTTATTTTTCTCATGATTACTCCACTCCTCGATGCAAAACATAAACTCACATCTGCTTTTTTGCGTGGAGCCATTTACGGTAGTGTCTGTCTGCTTGCCGTCATTTTCTTATCGCTTTTGGTGCTCGGCCCGGAATTGGTTTCCCGTGAGACCTTTCCGAGCTACTCCCTCGCCAAACGAATCCATGTAGGGGAGTTCTTTCAAAGGCAGGAAGCGATGATGGCTCTCATGTGGTTTGTCTCCATTTATTTCAAAGTTGTACTGTATATGTATGGTTTCTGCGTGGGGATCAAGCAGCTTTTCCATTTACAGGAGCATCAGTCACTCACCTTACCCATTTGCGTCTTATATGTCGCCATTGCGATTATCATCGTTCCAAACGGAGCTTTCTTATACGAAACGTATACGTACTGGCCATTTTTTGATTTAACAAAAGGGTTCTTGTATCCGATGATTCTCATCGTCGGTTACTGGATACGGAAGCGAATGAACAACAAGCCGGCTACCCTGACGAAGTAA
- a CDS encoding Fur family transcriptional regulator gives MDHHIVSVTQQVKHLGKRLTIQRRAVLLFMLTTRKYYTAKDVYHALKNEMPNITLSTVYTSLRFFVKMGILKEHVHHDSPNQFECVVAMDDIQLPEVI, from the coding sequence ATGGACCATCATATTGTCAGCGTCACACAACAAGTAAAGCATCTAGGAAAAAGATTAACCATCCAAAGAAGAGCCGTACTCCTTTTTATGCTTACCACTCGGAAATACTATACAGCCAAAGACGTATACCATGCTTTGAAAAACGAGATGCCAAACATCACACTCTCAACCGTCTACACCAGCTTGCGCTTTTTCGTGAAAATGGGGATTCTCAAGGAGCATGTTCACCACGACTCCCCCAATCAATTTGAATGTGTGGTTGCGATGGACGACATTCAGTTGCCAGAAGTCATTTGA
- a CDS encoding winged helix-turn-helix transcriptional regulator, which produces MKKKYNISVEATLEVIGGKWKCVILCHLTHGKKRTSELKRLMPGITQKMLTQQLRELEDDGIINRIIYNQVPPKVEYELSEYGWSLKSILDSLCLWGEKHIIKEYGDKYAVLEESILNQ; this is translated from the coding sequence ATGAAGAAGAAGTATAACATTTCAGTGGAAGCTACACTTGAGGTCATCGGCGGTAAGTGGAAATGCGTTATTTTGTGTCACCTGACTCACGGAAAAAAACGTACAAGTGAGTTGAAACGACTAATGCCCGGCATTACACAGAAAATGCTGACACAGCAACTCAGAGAGCTTGAAGACGATGGCATCATCAACCGGATTATTTACAATCAGGTTCCGCCAAAAGTAGAGTATGAGCTCAGCGAGTACGGCTGGAGCTTGAAAAGTATTCTCGATTCACTCTGCTTATGGGGCGAAAAGCATATCATTAAGGAATACGGTGACAAGTATGCTGTATTGGAAGAAAGTATCTTAAATCAATAA
- the queD gene encoding 6-carboxytetrahydropterin synthase QueD, translating into MSANFDFRIVDRMQALGTHIQKSQLRYHNKRVLVSKEFTFDAAHHLHAYEGKCKNLHGHTYTVVFGISGFPDEIGLVIDFGDIKQIWKEHIEIYLDHRYLNEMLPPMNTTAENMVVWIFEEMEKQLQSDAYRDRYDGARVEFVRLFETPTSYAEARREWMME; encoded by the coding sequence ATGAGTGCGAACTTTGATTTTCGTATCGTCGACCGCATGCAGGCACTGGGTACCCATATTCAAAAATCACAGCTTCGCTACCATAACAAACGCGTTTTGGTAAGCAAGGAATTTACTTTTGACGCTGCACATCATCTGCACGCCTATGAAGGAAAGTGCAAAAACCTGCACGGCCATACGTACACGGTCGTATTTGGCATCAGTGGCTTTCCAGACGAGATCGGACTCGTGATCGATTTCGGTGACATCAAGCAAATCTGGAAAGAGCACATCGAAATTTATTTGGATCATCGCTATCTGAATGAAATGCTCCCTCCGATGAATACCACCGCCGAAAACATGGTCGTGTGGATTTTCGAAGAGATGGAAAAACAATTGCAGTCAGATGCCTACCGTGACCGCTACGACGGCGCTCGGGTGGAGTTCGTTCGCCTGTTCGAGACACCGACCAGCTATGCAGAGGCAAGACGGGAGTGGATGATGGAATGA
- a CDS encoding YitT family protein: MARKRRTAIQMNSPQRKVLEYGMLVLGSLVLATSFNLFLNPNQIASGGVSGLSTILHNLFGFSPAVVQWAMNIPLFLLGFKLLDRQYSLKAAVGSIVLPLCVMLTSHLQPLTTNLLLASIYGGIGVGLGIGIVFRGRGSTGGFSIASQILHKYSGISLGACVAVFDGLVILFAGIVFDPEKALYALIALFVTSKTIDIVQMGWNTSKVAYIISNETDTLRETILYDLDRGVTLLDGAGGYTGDVRKVLMAVVSQSEVSKLKIMVRSVDPDAFIILCPAQEVLGEGFRAG, translated from the coding sequence GTGGCACGAAAAAGACGAACCGCAATCCAGATGAACAGTCCGCAGCGAAAAGTGCTCGAATATGGCATGCTGGTTCTAGGATCGCTAGTATTGGCAACTAGTTTCAATCTGTTTTTGAATCCAAACCAAATTGCTTCTGGAGGCGTTTCTGGGCTGTCTACGATTTTGCACAACTTGTTTGGTTTTTCTCCGGCAGTGGTGCAATGGGCAATGAATATTCCTTTGTTTCTATTAGGATTCAAACTTCTCGATCGGCAATACAGTTTGAAGGCGGCAGTTGGTTCGATTGTTCTCCCTCTGTGTGTCATGCTGACCAGTCACCTACAGCCGTTAACCACGAATCTCCTGCTGGCAAGTATTTATGGAGGAATCGGGGTAGGACTTGGGATTGGTATCGTATTTCGGGGGAGAGGATCGACGGGCGGTTTTTCAATTGCATCACAAATCCTCCACAAATATTCAGGAATTAGCTTGGGTGCATGTGTAGCTGTGTTTGATGGATTAGTGATCTTGTTTGCAGGGATTGTATTCGATCCGGAAAAAGCATTGTATGCACTTATCGCGTTGTTTGTGACCAGCAAGACGATTGATATTGTTCAGATGGGCTGGAATACATCCAAAGTCGCTTATATCATTTCGAATGAAACAGATACGCTGAGGGAAACCATCTTGTACGATTTGGACCGTGGTGTCACTTTGTTGGATGGTGCTGGTGGATATACCGGAGACGTGCGTAAGGTGCTCATGGCAGTTGTCAGCCAAAGTGAAGTGAGTAAGCTGAAAATCATGGTGCGATCCGTGGACCCAGATGCATTCATTATTTTATGCCCTGCTCAGGAAGTGTTGGGAGAGGGGTTTCGAGCGGGATAA
- a CDS encoding asparaginase yields MRDVPFVEEYRGGILENVHNGIVCGVNEKGEVAYQAGDENHITLLRSAAKPFQAIPIAKRKIDEKFGLNSSEAALFAASHRGEVYHMEGLESILRKTGIREDELLTCPTYPLNEEPKFACLSQGIEKRRLFHNCAGKHLGYLALSKDQGYSTHDYYKAEHPAQQEALEVFANLADYPKEQVQLSVDGCGFPVFALPLKNLAIAYLKLACPDLIEDRTTREAVESVTGWMTSSPEIIASHNFICTALLMDENIIAKGGAMGVYGFALKKERLSFALKVLNGSELVWPLIIASILEQIQYDNQETIDRLHALAPKAIKNDNQLVVGEKRPVFVLNKC; encoded by the coding sequence ATGAGAGATGTCCCTTTCGTGGAAGAATATCGCGGCGGCATTCTGGAGAACGTACATAACGGCATCGTGTGCGGCGTGAATGAAAAAGGAGAGGTGGCTTATCAGGCAGGTGATGAGAACCATATCACCTTATTGCGCTCCGCAGCTAAGCCCTTTCAAGCCATTCCCATCGCCAAGCGTAAAATTGATGAAAAATTCGGACTGAACAGCAGCGAAGCAGCACTTTTTGCGGCCTCACATCGTGGTGAAGTCTATCATATGGAAGGCTTGGAGTCGATTTTACGAAAGACCGGCATTCGGGAGGACGAATTGCTTACTTGCCCGACTTATCCGCTCAACGAGGAGCCGAAGTTCGCTTGCCTGTCCCAAGGCATAGAAAAACGCAGACTCTTTCATAACTGTGCGGGAAAGCATTTGGGATACTTGGCGCTGTCAAAGGATCAAGGATATTCCACTCATGATTACTACAAGGCAGAGCATCCAGCGCAACAGGAGGCATTGGAGGTGTTTGCCAACCTGGCTGACTATCCAAAAGAGCAGGTTCAGCTAAGTGTCGACGGCTGTGGCTTCCCGGTTTTTGCGTTGCCACTCAAGAACCTGGCGATCGCCTATCTAAAGCTCGCTTGCCCGGACCTGATCGAGGATCGCACGACGCGTGAGGCAGTAGAGAGTGTGACAGGGTGGATGACGAGTAGTCCCGAGATCATTGCCAGCCACAACTTCATCTGCACAGCACTTTTAATGGACGAAAATATAATTGCTAAAGGCGGGGCGATGGGCGTATATGGCTTTGCTTTGAAAAAGGAGAGACTCAGCTTCGCGCTTAAGGTACTGAATGGTTCGGAATTAGTATGGCCGCTTATTATCGCATCGATCTTGGAGCAGATTCAGTATGATAATCAGGAAACCATCGACCGACTGCATGCACTGGCACCAAAAGCTATTAAAAACGACAATCAGTTGGTGGTAGGGGAGAAACGACCAGTTTTTGTTTTGAACAAATGCTAA
- a CDS encoding serine hydrolase, which translates to MIKRKRQETMSQQEKGRKAVELEKRLSTIIGQAEGTWGVVVEEQGVAKGIRFEHVPNERFIAESVIKVPIMAAVFAASEQGHFRLDDQLVLRQEELVGGSGILHALSPGLKLTIRDLVTLMIIQSDNTATNMLIDLVGKAQIDQTMIDLGMRQSCYSRKLMIYPLDVTENNTITAGNVASMLGHLATGSYLSEHACKEMIAIMKKQQVRNGLPSQLPNEEESNYPAWELPCKSGWDTGRQHDVGLLYTNNRCFSITALSKEVTAQSALNTLGLLGRAVYDFAILAVD; encoded by the coding sequence ATGATAAAAAGGAAGCGACAAGAAACGATGAGCCAACAGGAGAAGGGAAGAAAAGCTGTGGAGCTGGAAAAAAGGTTGTCGACCATTATCGGACAAGCGGAGGGGACTTGGGGCGTCGTTGTAGAGGAACAAGGCGTAGCTAAAGGAATCCGTTTTGAACATGTACCGAACGAGCGGTTTATTGCGGAGAGTGTAATCAAAGTGCCGATCATGGCAGCCGTTTTCGCGGCAAGTGAGCAGGGGCATTTTCGATTGGATGATCAGCTTGTTCTACGCCAAGAGGAACTGGTGGGGGGATCTGGGATTTTGCACGCGCTATCTCCAGGCTTGAAGCTAACGATTCGCGACTTGGTGACCCTCATGATTATTCAGAGCGACAATACGGCGACCAATATGCTGATTGATTTGGTAGGAAAAGCGCAGATTGATCAGACCATGATTGATTTGGGAATGCGCCAAAGCTGTTATTCACGCAAACTCATGATTTATCCACTCGATGTCACAGAAAACAATACGATAACCGCTGGGAATGTTGCGAGTATGCTGGGTCATTTGGCAACGGGCAGTTATCTGTCTGAGCATGCCTGCAAAGAGATGATCGCTATTATGAAAAAGCAGCAAGTCCGTAATGGTCTGCCGTCCCAATTGCCAAATGAGGAAGAATCCAATTATCCTGCATGGGAGCTGCCGTGTAAATCGGGCTGGGATACCGGCAGACAGCATGATGTAGGCTTGCTGTATACGAACAATCGCTGCTTTTCCATTACGGCCTTATCCAAAGAGGTAACCGCTCAATCCGCTCTGAACACACTAGGATTACTGGGAAGAGCTGTGTATGACTTCGCCATTCTGGCTGTCGATTAG